Proteins from one Telopea speciosissima isolate NSW1024214 ecotype Mountain lineage chromosome 1, Tspe_v1, whole genome shotgun sequence genomic window:
- the LOC122660337 gene encoding probable WRKY transcription factor 53: MENSGDWEQKTLLNELMQGKDLVKQLQMHLDPSSSDDKMRNLFVEKILSSYDKALSMLKWGGSDAVGATAGMLGSPGSDSGSLLSEDSDRRDIYKKRKILPRWTEQVRVSSETGIEGPRDDGYGWRKYGQKDILGAKYPRGYYRCTHRNVQGCLATKQVQRSDEDSSIFEVTYRGRHTCIQASYMVSAMRSSENSKQGPKQDHVPQKQQNQQEEEQKTQEILLDFRTGLKVRTQDLDTTVENQFMSSPSFSLPSIPIGCLKTENHIFSSPTVDHDFMGSFSPSFVYPVTTESNYFPVSPCRVNSFGGDGSQNLQTSECDLNEIISAVTSATNSPTVDLDFPIEFDPYFPFNSPDFFPS, translated from the exons atggAGAACTCCGGAGATTGGGAGCAGAAAACTTTGCTTAATGAGCTAATGCAGGGCAAAGATCTGGTGAAGCAGCTCCAGATGCATCTTGATCCATCTTCTTCCGACGACAAGATGCGCAATTTGTTTGTGGAGAAGATACTATCTTCCTACGACAAGGCACTGTCCATGCTCAAATGGGGCGGTTCAGATGCAGTGGGAGCCACCGCCGGCATGTTGGGCTCTCCCGGCTCCGACAGTGGAAGCCTCCTCAGTGAGGACTCCGATCGCAGAGACATTTATAAGAAAAG AAAGATATTGCCCAGATGGACAGAACAAGTGCGGGTTAGTTCAGAAACTGGAATCGAAGGACCTCGTGATGATGGCTATGGTTGGAGAAAATATGGCCAGAAGGACATTCTTGGAGCCAAATATCCAAG AGGCTATTACAGATGTACCCATCGAAATGTTCAGGGCTGTTTGGCTACAAAGCAAGTGCAAAGATCGGATGAAGACTCATCAATCTTTGAAGTCACCTACCGGGGAAGACACACCTGTATCCAAGCATCATATATGGTATCAGCAATGAGGTCATCAGAGAACTCAAAGCAAGGGCCCAAGCAAGACCATGTCCCACAGAAACAGCAAaatcaacaagaagaagaacagaaaacaCAGGAGATACTCTTGGACTTCAGAACTGGTCTGAAAGTGAGGACCCAAGACTTGGACACTACTGTGGAGAACCAATTCATGAGctccccctccttctccttgCCTTCTATCCCAATTGGATGCTTAAAGACTGAAAACCATATCTTCTCTTCACCTACAGTGGACCATGATTTCATGGGCagcttctctccttcctttgtATACCCAGTGACAACTGAATCAAACTATTTCCCGGTGTCACCGTGCCGGGTCAACAGCTTTGGAGGTGATGGATCTCAGAATTTGCAGACATCTGAATGTGATCTGAATGAGATTATCTCAGCTGTTACATCAGCAACCAATTCTCCCACTGTGGATTTGGATTTCCCAATTGAATTCGACCCTTATTTTCCATTCAATAGCCCTGACTTCTTCCCTTCATGA
- the LOC122643447 gene encoding transcription factor TRY-like isoform X1, with amino-acid sequence MDKRRRKQAKTVKYDSEEVSSIEWEFINMTEQEEDLIYRMYRLVGDRWHLIAGRIPGRNAEEIERFWIMRHGEGFSGRRKKA; translated from the exons ATGGACAAACGTCGCCGGAAGCAAGCTAAGACAGTCAAGTATGACTCTGAAG AGGTGAGTAGCATTGAGTGGGAATTCATAAACATGacggaacaagaagaagatctCATCTATAGGATGTATAGACTCGTCGGAGACAG GTGGCATTTGATAGCAGGGCGTATTCCAGGAAGAAATGCCGAAGAAATAGAGAGGTTTTGGATAATGAGACACGGTGAAGGTTTCTCTGGTAGAAGAAAAAAGGCTTAA
- the LOC122643447 gene encoding transcription factor TRY-like isoform X2: protein MDKRRRKQAKTVKYDSEVSSIEWEFINMTEQEEDLIYRMYRLVGDRWHLIAGRIPGRNAEEIERFWIMRHGEGFSGRRKKA, encoded by the exons ATGGACAAACGTCGCCGGAAGCAAGCTAAGACAGTCAAGTATGACTCTGAAG TGAGTAGCATTGAGTGGGAATTCATAAACATGacggaacaagaagaagatctCATCTATAGGATGTATAGACTCGTCGGAGACAG GTGGCATTTGATAGCAGGGCGTATTCCAGGAAGAAATGCCGAAGAAATAGAGAGGTTTTGGATAATGAGACACGGTGAAGGTTTCTCTGGTAGAAGAAAAAAGGCTTAA